Proteins found in one Neurospora crassa OR74A linkage group II, whole genome shotgun sequence genomic segment:
- a CDS encoding 3-ketoacyl-acyl carrier protein reductase produces the protein MAQVDNEVKGKLVLITGASGGIGAAVARRLWSLGAHLALTYSSSPEKLQALEQELYEAFTNGQTAHGPALSLNRTTANPNPLPFSTHKCDLSSPADIQLLFTQLQDLHGQSGPDILISNAGYGRRIPSILDISLDEFDKMLNINLRSSFLLCKLSLPHMIQRNWGRIIFVSSIAAQGGGINGCHYAASKAGLQGLMKNLARKHAGQGITVNDVAPAMIGETGMIPDAKFVEGTPGDVKNIPVGRLGTTDEVGNVVEMLVKTGYMTGQSVLLSGGLM, from the exons AAGTCAAGGGCAAGCTCGTCCTGATCACAGGCGCCTCCGGAGG CATCGGCGCTGCCGTAGCCCGCCGCCTGTGGTCTCTCGGCGCCCACCTCGCCCTCACctattcttcttcccccgAGAAGCTGCAGGCCCTGGAGCAAGAACTCTACGAAGCCTTCACCAACGGCCAAACCGCCCACGGCCCAGCCCTTTCCCTCAATCGTACCACCGCCAACCCTAATCCGCTGCCCTTTTCTACCCACAAATGCGACTTGTCCTCGCCAGCCGACATCCAACTCCTCTTTACCCAGCTCCAGGACCTGCACGGCCAGTCCGGCCCCGACATCCTCATCAGCAACGCCGGTTATGGCAGACGCATCCCCAGCATTTTAGACATCAGCCTCGACGAGTTCGACAAGATGCTCAACATCAACCTCCGCTcgtccttcctcctctgcaAGCTCTCCCTCCCGCACATGATCCAGCGCAACTGGGGCcgcatcatcttcgtctCCTCCATTGCTGCCCAAGGCGGTGGGATCAACGGATGTCATTACGCTGCTTCCAAGGCGGGGTTGCAAGGCTTGATGAAGAACCTAGCCAGGAAGCACGCCGGCCAGGGCATCACGGTTAATGATGTTGCGCCGGCCATGATTGGGGAGACGGGCATGATTCCGGATGCCAAGTTCGTGGAGGGAACGCCGGGAGATGTCAAGAATATTCCTGTTGGAAGGCTGGGGACGACGGACGAGGTGGGGAATGTGGTGGAGATGCTGGTGAAGACGGGGTACATGACGGGGCAGAGTGTGTTGTTGAGTGGGGGGTTGATGTAG